A window of the Microbacterium sp. LWH13-1.2 genome harbors these coding sequences:
- a CDS encoding SDR family oxidoreductase has translation MANALITGSSRGIGRAVAQAFARRGDRVVVHYGRDRAAAEETLASLDGSGHALVGGDLGDPAEAQRVVEEAIAALGSLEILVNNAAVAPSAANEHRVDSTSYAEWQAAWSAMVSVNLLGASNVTMLVAQHMIERGAGGAIVNVGSRGAFRGEADHPAYAATKAGLQAFGQSMALVLAPHGISVTSVAPGMVATERQSAKLEGEQGDSIRGQSPFGRVGTPEEVADAVAYLTSPTAAWASGTVLDLNGASYFR, from the coding sequence ATGGCGAATGCACTGATCACGGGCAGTTCGCGGGGAATCGGCCGCGCTGTCGCCCAGGCGTTCGCCCGCCGAGGCGATCGGGTCGTCGTGCACTACGGCCGGGATCGCGCCGCTGCCGAGGAGACACTCGCCTCGCTCGACGGTTCGGGGCATGCTCTCGTGGGCGGCGACCTGGGTGATCCGGCTGAGGCGCAGCGCGTGGTCGAGGAGGCCATCGCCGCGCTGGGCTCGCTCGAGATCCTGGTGAACAACGCGGCGGTCGCGCCGAGTGCGGCGAATGAGCATCGCGTCGACTCGACGTCGTACGCCGAGTGGCAGGCCGCGTGGTCTGCGATGGTCTCGGTGAACCTGCTCGGAGCGTCGAACGTGACGATGCTGGTGGCACAGCACATGATCGAGCGCGGTGCCGGTGGAGCGATCGTCAACGTCGGCTCCCGTGGTGCATTCCGCGGCGAGGCCGATCACCCCGCGTATGCCGCGACGAAGGCGGGGCTGCAGGCGTTCGGCCAGTCGATGGCCCTGGTGCTCGCCCCTCACGGCATCTCAGTCACGTCGGTCGCACCGGGAATGGTCGCGACCGAGCGCCAGTCGGCGAAGCTCGAGGGAGAGCAGGGCGACAGCATCCGCGGGCAGAGTCCGTTCGGTCGGGTGGGCACTCCCGAAGAGGTGGCGGATGCCGTCGCCTACCTCACATCACCCACGGCCGCGTGGGCCTCGGGTACGGTGCTCGACCTCAACGGGGCGTCGTACTTCCGCTGA
- a CDS encoding helix-turn-helix transcriptional regulator: protein MVRMPLTPAEVERGERLGALLRRARGERSMLSVALDAGVSPETLRKIESGRVATPAFSTIAAIAGVLHLSLDSVWAEIEPPVRTIGRVQVAS from the coding sequence ATGGTTCGGATGCCGCTCACCCCTGCCGAGGTCGAACGAGGCGAGCGTCTCGGCGCCCTGCTGCGGCGAGCGCGTGGCGAGCGGTCGATGCTGAGCGTCGCTCTCGACGCCGGGGTCTCGCCCGAGACCCTGCGCAAGATCGAGTCGGGTCGCGTGGCGACTCCCGCGTTCTCGACGATCGCGGCGATCGCGGGCGTGCTGCACCTCTCGCTCGATTCGGTGTGGGCGGAGATCGAGCCGCCGGTACGCACGATCGGACGAGTGCAGGTCGCGTCCTGA
- the map gene encoding type I methionyl aminopeptidase gives MIEILTSDELARARDAGALVGGILQSLKERATVGVNLLDLDRWTKQMIEDAGAESCYVGYAPSFGRGPFGHYVCTAVNDAVLHGMPHDYALADGDLLTLDLAVTLRGISADAAISFVVGESAASADLAMIDTTERALAAAIAVARPGARIGDLSHAIGAVLSSAGYPINLEFGGHGIGSTMHQDPHVANDGRPGRGYKLRPGLLLALEPWVMADTDELITDDDGWTLRSATGCRTAHTEHTIAITEDGAEILTLPR, from the coding sequence ATGATCGAGATCCTCACCAGCGACGAACTGGCCAGGGCGAGGGATGCCGGGGCGCTCGTCGGCGGCATCCTGCAGTCCCTGAAGGAGCGCGCGACCGTCGGCGTGAACCTGCTCGATCTCGACCGCTGGACGAAGCAGATGATCGAGGATGCCGGAGCCGAATCCTGCTACGTCGGCTACGCCCCGTCGTTCGGCCGCGGACCCTTCGGACACTACGTCTGCACCGCCGTGAACGACGCGGTGCTGCACGGGATGCCGCACGACTACGCCCTCGCCGACGGCGACCTGCTCACGCTCGACCTCGCCGTCACGCTGCGGGGGATCTCGGCCGATGCCGCCATCAGCTTCGTGGTCGGTGAGAGCGCAGCATCCGCCGATCTCGCGATGATCGACACGACCGAGCGGGCGCTCGCCGCGGCCATCGCCGTCGCCCGTCCCGGTGCCCGCATCGGCGACCTCTCGCACGCGATCGGCGCGGTGCTCAGCAGCGCGGGATACCCGATCAACCTCGAGTTCGGCGGCCACGGCATCGGCTCGACCATGCACCAGGACCCTCACGTCGCGAACGACGGACGCCCCGGCCGTGGCTACAAGCTGCGCCCCGGCCTGCTGCTCGCCCTCGAACCGTGGGTCATGGCCGACACCGACGAGCTGATCACTGACGACGACGGCTGGACTCTGCGCAGCGCCACCGGCTGCCGCACCGCCCACACCGAGCACACGATCGCGATCACCGAAGACGGCGCGGAGATCCTCACGCTCCCGCGCTGA